GTTTAATGTCCGGACGCACCACCTTGACGACCACTTCGGTACCGTCGTATAGGCTCGCGGCATGCACTTGTGCGATGGAAGCCGAGGCCATCGGTTTGGGATCGAAACTGGCGTAAGCCTCTTCAATGGAGCGTTTCAAACCGCGTTCAATGATGGCAATGGAGTGCTGTTCGTCGAAAGGCGGGCAGTCGTCTTGTAATTTGCGCAGTTCGGTACCGATGTCTTCCGGCAGCAAATCCTTGCGGGTGGAAAGCGCCTGGCCCAATTTGATGAAAATCGGGCCGAGTTCTTCCAGCGCTAAACGGATGCGTTCGCCGCGCGAGCCCTTCGAGGCAGGGCGCCAGTTCCACGGCAGGAGTTTGTTCAGCAGCAATAACCAGGCATATTTGCTGTGGCTGAGCACCATTTTGTCGATTTGGTAATGGGTCAGGACTCGGTTGATTTTAATAATGCGCGTCAATTGACGCCAAGGGCGTTGGATGAAATTCATGAAAGGGCGTCACTTAAAGCTTGAAGTCGTTTTTCGAGGGCGTCAACAGCCTGGGTTGTTTGTTGTACATCGCGTTTGAAGCGTTGAACCTGCGGGCCTGTCGGTAGGAGTTCGATTTCGAATTGCAGATATTCCCGCAGCGTATGGCCGGCTTTACGCTTGGCGCTTTCAACGGTTTTTCGGCCTTCTCGAACGGTGCTGCCGACTTTGAACGCCACCATGTCACCGGTGATTTTCGAAAGTTGTTCTTCCCAATCGATATTCAGGGTGTACACGCCTTGAATGAAGTCGGCGGCTAGGGTTTCGTCACCGCTGGCGTCGTAGTTCGGTTGGCGGGCAATCCAGTCGAGGCTGGTGAGTTGAATGTGCGTGTCCGGCGCGCCCATCAGGTGGTTTTGTACCGAGAAGGCGCCTTGGTTATCGGCATCGATTTGGTAAATCAGGAAAAAGGTCTGGCCCAGGTCGGTGAAGGTGAGTTGAACAACCTTCTCGTCACACGGCGCAAGGGCTTGGCCTTGCATGTCATCAAGCTGAACCGCTTGATTCAACAATGTTTCAAACAGTTTGGAAAGCGCGGTTTTGACCAGGCCTGGTGATTTTTCAGTGAGTGATTCGTCGTGTCGGTTGTCCATTTCGATGCCTTTCCTTTTCGGGCGCGTTCAGTATTTCCAGCCGCGGTGTAGGGCGACAATGCCGTTCGACATATTGATGTATTCCACCTTGTCGAATCCGGCGTCCAGCATCATTTGTTTGAGGGTTTCCTGATCCGGGTGCATGCGGATGGATTCGGCCAGATATTGATAACTGGCTTCGTCGTCGGCGATGAATTTGCCCATTTTCGGCAGGATGTTGAAGGAATAGAAATCATAGGCCTTCGCCAGCATCGGTTGGGTGACTTTGGAGAATTCCAACACCATTAACTGGCCGCCCGGTTTCAGCACGCGGCAGAT
The nucleotide sequence above comes from Hydrogenovibrio thermophilus. Encoded proteins:
- a CDS encoding ubiquinone biosynthesis accessory factor UbiJ is translated as MDNRHDESLTEKSPGLVKTALSKLFETLLNQAVQLDDMQGQALAPCDEKVVQLTFTDLGQTFFLIYQIDADNQGAFSVQNHLMGAPDTHIQLTSLDWIARQPNYDASGDETLAADFIQGVYTLNIDWEEQLSKITGDMVAFKVGSTVREGRKTVESAKRKAGHTLREYLQFEIELLPTGPQVQRFKRDVQQTTQAVDALEKRLQALSDALS